In one Candidatus Eisenbacteria bacterium genomic region, the following are encoded:
- a CDS encoding glycosyltransferase family 9 protein, producing the protein MLFVRPRFLGDVCLTLPLLEAARAACPQARVGYVVESALAPLLSGDPRVDEVIGVPAKPSAGETVEIFRRLRAFAPDLLFDCFCNPRTALWSYASGARARVGYPNKGWRSALYTHHARPRTLSATGFHLASLAALGWPVPARPATPRLHVSDARREEAAARLRDLGVPRGALLAGFHAGARWPTRRWAPERFVALAARALDARADLCALFTAGPGEEPLARECVAALPAGRAFAIERWPLPRFVALQSLCAAFVSGDTGPLHTAVAGGARTLGLMSRNRPAMFFPYPESEGHRAHWARVECSPCDRDQCDDLRCLTRLDVDGAWVLLEPMLESPPAAR; encoded by the coding sequence ATGTTGTTCGTCCGCCCGCGCTTCCTCGGGGACGTCTGCCTGACGCTGCCGCTGCTCGAGGCGGCGCGCGCGGCCTGCCCGCAGGCGCGGGTCGGCTACGTCGTCGAGAGCGCCCTGGCGCCCCTGCTGTCCGGCGATCCGCGCGTGGACGAGGTGATCGGCGTTCCCGCGAAACCCTCAGCGGGCGAGACCGTGGAGATCTTCCGGCGTCTGCGCGCCTTCGCGCCCGACCTGCTGTTCGACTGCTTCTGCAACCCGCGCACCGCGCTCTGGTCGTACGCCAGCGGCGCCCGCGCGCGCGTCGGCTACCCGAACAAGGGCTGGCGATCGGCGCTCTACACGCACCACGCGCGGCCGCGCACGCTGTCGGCGACCGGCTTTCACCTCGCCTCCCTCGCGGCGCTCGGCTGGCCGGTCCCGGCGAGACCCGCGACGCCGCGCCTGCACGTTTCGGACGCGCGCCGCGAGGAGGCGGCCGCTCGGTTGCGCGACCTCGGTGTCCCGCGGGGCGCGCTGCTCGCCGGCTTCCATGCCGGCGCCCGCTGGCCGACCCGGCGCTGGGCGCCCGAGCGCTTCGTCGCGCTCGCCGCCCGGGCACTCGATGCGCGCGCGGATCTTTGCGCGCTCTTCACCGCCGGCCCCGGAGAGGAGCCGCTCGCGCGCGAGTGCGTGGCGGCGCTGCCGGCCGGGCGGGCGTTCGCGATCGAGCGCTGGCCGCTGCCGCGCTTCGTGGCGCTGCAGTCGCTGTGCGCGGCGTTCGTCTCGGGCGACACCGGCCCGCTGCACACCGCGGTGGCGGGCGGCGCGCGCACGCTCGGGCTCATGAGCCGCAACCGGCCGGCGATGTTCTTTCCCTACCCGGAGTCCGAAGGACACCGCGCGCACTGGGCCCGGGTCGAGTGCAGCCCCTGCGACCGCGACCAGTGCGACGACCTGCGATGCCTCACGCGCCTGGACGTGGACGGCGCCTGGGTGCTGCTCGAGCCGATGCTGGAGTCCCCGCCCGCCGCGCGCTGA
- a CDS encoding aminotransferase class I/II-fold pyridoxal phosphate-dependent enzyme yields the protein MSHENEAPRPANETDAVHGPHGAGTGAVSTPIVRSATFTFGSLEAMIEQQTAGTAGAFYQRRGHPTIHATEERLAHLEGAEAALLFPSGMAAISSAFLSVLGAGDHVVCVNPCYGGTQALLAWGEQRLGWSFTLVDAREPGSWREAFRPNTRLLHLESPINPTLTILDLAGAAHLGHELGAVVTCDNTIASPLGQRPLGLGADLSLYSATKSIGGHSDLLAGAVMGGAARVAEVARVREVFGPVPDPDTAWLIERSLKTLPLRVRAANANALELAGRLAGHPRVAQVFYPGLASHPNHALAARQMRNGFGPLLSFEVRGGADAALRVVNHLGLIRHGASLGGVESLASLAAWTSHKVIGPEGRRRAGIPEGLVRVSAGIENVEDLWADLDRALALAAAAATSR from the coding sequence GTGAGCCACGAGAACGAAGCCCCGCGCCCCGCGAACGAGACCGACGCCGTGCACGGACCGCACGGCGCGGGCACCGGCGCGGTGAGCACGCCGATCGTCCGCAGCGCGACCTTCACGTTCGGGAGCCTCGAGGCGATGATCGAGCAGCAGACGGCGGGAACCGCGGGCGCCTTCTACCAGCGCCGAGGCCACCCGACGATCCACGCCACGGAGGAGCGGCTCGCGCACCTCGAGGGAGCCGAGGCGGCGCTGTTGTTCCCGTCGGGCATGGCGGCGATCTCGAGCGCCTTCCTGTCCGTGCTCGGAGCCGGCGACCACGTCGTGTGCGTGAACCCGTGCTACGGCGGCACGCAGGCGCTGCTCGCGTGGGGCGAACAGCGCCTCGGCTGGAGCTTCACGCTGGTGGACGCACGCGAGCCCGGCTCGTGGCGTGAGGCCTTCCGCCCGAACACGCGCCTGCTGCACCTGGAATCCCCGATCAACCCGACGCTCACGATCCTCGACCTCGCCGGGGCCGCGCACCTCGGGCACGAGTTGGGCGCGGTCGTGACCTGCGACAACACGATCGCCTCGCCGCTCGGACAGCGCCCGCTGGGACTCGGTGCGGATCTGTCGCTCTACAGCGCGACCAAGTCCATCGGCGGCCACAGCGACTTGCTGGCCGGTGCGGTCATGGGGGGCGCCGCGCGCGTCGCCGAAGTCGCGCGGGTGCGCGAGGTCTTCGGCCCCGTGCCCGATCCCGACACGGCGTGGCTGATCGAGCGGAGCCTCAAGACCCTGCCGCTGCGCGTGCGGGCCGCGAACGCCAACGCGCTGGAACTGGCGGGCCGGCTCGCGGGGCACCCGCGGGTGGCGCAGGTCTTCTATCCCGGACTCGCCTCGCACCCGAACCATGCGCTCGCCGCCCGGCAGATGCGCAACGGCTTCGGTCCGCTGCTGAGCTTCGAGGTGCGCGGCGGGGCGGACGCGGCACTGCGGGTCGTGAACCACCTCGGCCTCATCCGGCACGGCGCGAGCCTGGGCGGGGTCGAATCGCTGGCCTCGCTGGCGGCGTGGACGTCGCACAAGGTGATCGGTCCTGAGGGACGCCGGCGCGCCGGGATTCCCGAGGGCCTCGTGCGGGTCTCGGCGGGCATCGAGAACGTCGAGGACCTCTGGGCCGACCTCGATCGGGCGCTCGCGCTGGCCGCCGCCGCCGCGACCAGCCGCTGA